Genomic segment of Shewanella sp. OMA3-2:
ATTAATGTGCATCAAAAAACGATCTAACTGCGCTTCAGGTAATGGGTAGGTACCTTCATTTTCTAGCGGGTTTTGAGTTGCCATGACTAAAAACAGTTTAGGTAACGGGTAACTGGTTTTACCGACCGTCACTTGACCTTCTGCCATTGCTTCTAATAAGGCTGATTGTACCTTAGCCAGGGCACGGTTTATTTCATCAGCTAGAATCAAATTATGAAAAATAGGCCCAGCTTCAAATTCAAATGTACCTGTTTGTTGGCGATAAATATCAGTACCGGTTAAGTCAGCTGGCAGTAAGTCGGGGGTAAATTGAATACGATGAAACTCGCCCTCAACACCATCGCACAGGGCTTTAACGGCGCGGGTTTTAGCTAGGCCAGGAGGGCCTTCAACCAGTAAGTGACCGTTAGCAACTAAGGCAATTAAAAGATTTTCAGTCAACACAGGTTGACCTAAAATAACAGTGTCGAGATAAGTTCTTAAAGAATGAAATCGGCTTAAAGGCATACGGTTACTCAATCATTTGCTAATAACATGAAGACAATGCGCCTTATGTTATGAATTCTATATGGATTTAGCTAGTAGGAT
This window contains:
- a CDS encoding AAA family ATPase, which produces MPLSRFHSLRTYLDTVILGQPVLTENLLIALVANGHLLVEGPPGLAKTRAVKALCDGVEGEFHRIQFTPDLLPADLTGTDIYRQQTGTFEFEAGPIFHNLILADEINRALAKVQSALLEAMAEGQVTVGKTSYPLPKLFLVMATQNPLENEGTYPLPEAQLDRFLMHINLDYPNAETECLILRQSRKEAISHQLPITEPVAQADVFAARDQALEIYLAEPLEQYIVEIVMATRQPERYSPELAKWLEYGVSPRATISLERCARARAWLYGRDYVSPEDIQAVAPNVLRHRLLLSYQAQAEGITADRVIDTILSQVAVP